Proteins from one Triticum aestivum cultivar Chinese Spring chromosome 7A, IWGSC CS RefSeq v2.1, whole genome shotgun sequence genomic window:
- the LOC123149612 gene encoding aspartic proteinase nepenthesin-2-like: MAKLKHLPVCSLLLAVLLLALSSFSAGGNSSVSASAGPLYGIEFPPYNTAVADAGCDGRLVAEEAELARRAPSLKLNMTRRSADTAGTGSLVLDSAKKDAARIGTMHGRRAAPSGAARRKGSRPRRALSERVVATVASGVAVGSGEYLVDVYVGTPPRRFRMIMDTGSDLNWLQCAPCLDCFHQTGPVFDPAASTSYRNVTCGDSRCGLVSPPESPAASTGRKCRKPRSDPCPYYYWYGDQSNTTGDLALEAFTVNLTGAAAGSTRRVDGVAFGCGHRNRGLFHGAAGLLGLGRGPLSFASQLRGVYGGHAFSYCLVEHGSAAGSKIIFGHDDALLAHPRLNYTAFAPAAADTFYYVQLKSVLVGGEAVNVPSDTWGGAKDGSGGTIIDSGTTLSYFPEPAYRAIRQAFIDRMSPSYPLIAGFPVLSPCYNVSGAGKIEVPELALVFADGAAWEFPAENYFIRLEPEGVMCLAVLGTPRSGMSIIGNYQQQNFHVLYDLERNRLGFAPRRCAEV, encoded by the coding sequence ATGGCGAAGCTCAAGCACCTGCCCGTGTGCTCTCTGCTGCTGGCCGTCCTGCTCCTCGCGCTCTCGTCCTTCAGCGCTGGCGGCAACTCGTCGGTGTCCGCGTCGGCCGGACCGCTGTACGGCATCGAGTTCCCGCCGTACAACACCGCCGTCGCCGACGCCGGCTGCGACGGCAGGCTGGTCGCCGAGGAGGCCGAGCTCGCGCGCCGGGCACCCTCCCTCAAGCTCAACATGACCCGCCGCTCCGCCGACACCGCGGGGACGGGCTCGCTCGTCCTCGACTCGGCCAAGAAAGACGCGGCCCGCATCGGCACGATGCACGGCAGGAGGGCCGCCCCGTCCGGCGCGGCGAGACGGAAGGGCTCGCGGCCGCGGCGGGCGCTGTCGGAGCGGGTGGTGGCCACGGTGGCGTCGGGCGTGGCGGTGGGGTCCGGGGAGTACCTGGTGGACGTGTACGTGGGCACGCCGCCGCGCCGGTTCCGCATGATCATGGACACCGGCAGCGACCTCAACTGGCTGCAGTGCGCGCCCTGCCTCGACTGCTTCCACCAGACCGGCCCCGTCTTCGACCCGGCGGCGTCCACCTCCTACCGTAACGTCACCTGCGGGGACAGCCGCTGCGGCCTCGTCTCCCCGCCGGAGTCTCCGGCGGCGTCGACCGGGAGGAAGTGCCGCAAGCCGCGGAGCGACCCCTGCCCCTACTACTACTGGTACGGCGACCAGTCCAACACCACGGGGGACCTCGCGCTCGAGGCCTTCACCGTCAACCTCACGGGCGCCGCCGCCGGGTCGACCCGGCGCGTGGACGGCGTGGCGTTCGGGTGCGGCCACCGCAACCGCGGCCTCTTCCACGGCGCGGCGGGGCTGCTGGGGCTCGGCCGCGGCCCGCTGTCGTTCGCGTCCCAGCTGCGCGGCGTCTACGGCGGCCACGCCTTCTCCTACTGCCTCGTGGAGCACGGCAGCGCGGCCGGGAGCAAGATCATCTTCGGCCACGACGACGCGCTGCTCGCGCACCCGCGGCTCAACTACACGGCCTTCGCGCCGGCCGCGGCGGACACGTTCTACTACGTGCAGCTCAAGTCCGTcctcgtcggcggcgaggcggtCAACGTCCCGTCGGACACGTGGGGCGGCGCCAAGGACGGCTCCGGCGGCACCATCATCGACTCCGGCACGACGCTGAGCTACTTCCCGGAGCCGGCGTACCGGGCGATCCGGCAGGCCTTCATCGACCGCATGAGCCCGTCCTACCCGCTCATCGCCGGGTTCCCGGTGCTGAGCCCGTGCTACAACGTGTCCGGCGCCGGAAAGATCGAGGTGCCGGAGCTGGCGCTGGTGTTCGCGGACGGCGCGGCGTGGGAGTTCCCGGCGGAGAACTACTTCATCCGGCTGGAGCCGGAGGGGGTGATGTGCCTGGCCGTCCTGGGCACGCCGCGCTCCGGCATGTCCATCATCGGCAACTACCAGCAGCAGAACTTCCACGTCCTCTACGACCTTGAGCGCAACCGGCTCGGCTTCGCGCCACGCCGGTGCGCCGAGGTctag